A genomic region of Macaca mulatta isolate MMU2019108-1 chromosome 5, T2T-MMU8v2.0, whole genome shotgun sequence contains the following coding sequences:
- the TMEM271 gene encoding transmembrane protein 271 has product MKWSVRGACAALSSCLLLACALSAAAVGLKCFSLGSELRGEPFRLGAAAGAFYSGLLLAAGLSLLGAALLCCGPRDAPLAGSEPGPGLGVPAAPAGASEAAPGEPGAAAGAPGPVSSQNLLLLGVLVFMLGVLSAFAGAVIDGDTVSLVERKYSHYCLPPRAPGSSPGSAPGSTPGSAPGLAPGSAPGAPRSRSTLDSATSAKCRQLKDYQRGLVLSTVFNSLECLLGLLSLLLVKNYKSSQARRGRRGRRRGGRALARPRGGSGLRAQPLASRARRGRRGRRGRRLQQRPSEASILSPEESDLAAPGDCAGFAAHHAVSYINVGVLHALDEAGAEVRCGGHPSVELPGYAPSDPDLNASYPYCCRPPCETPRPWETRRAC; this is encoded by the coding sequence ATGAAGTGGAGCGTCCGCGGGGCCTGCGCCGcgctctcctcctgcctcctgctcgCCTGCGCGCTCAGCGCCGCCGCCGTCGGCCTCAAGTGCTTCTCGCTGGGCTCGGAGCTGCGCGGGGAGCCGTTCCGCCTGGGGGCCGCCGCCGGCGCCTTCTACTCGGGGCTGCTGCTGGCCGCCGGCCTCTCGCTGCTCGGCGCCGCCCTGCTCTGCTGCGGACCCCGGGACGCGCCCCTCGCGGGGTCGGAGCCGGGCCCGGGTCTGGGGGTACCCGCGGCGCCGGCAGGAGCTTCCGAGGCCGCGCCGGGCGAGCCGGGGGCCGCGGCCGGGGCCCCGGGGCCGGTGAGCAGCCAGAACCTGCTTCTGCTCGGCGTCCTGGTCTTCATGCTCGGGGTCCTCAGCGCCTTTGCGGGCGCCGTGATCGACGGCGACACCGTGTCCCTGGTGGAGCGCAAGTACTCGCACTACTGCCTGCCCCCGCGGGCGCCAGGTTCGAGCCCCGGCTCGGCCCCAGGTTCAACCCCCGGCTCAGCCCCCGGCTTGGCCCCGGGCTCGGCCCCCGGCGCCCCGCGCTCCCGCAGCACCCTGGACAGCGCCACGTCCGCCAAGTGCCGCCAGCTGAAGGACTACCAGCGCGGCCTGGTGCTCTCCACCGTCTTCAACTCGCTCGAGTGCCTGCTGGGCCTGCTCAGCCTGCTGCTCGTCAAGAACTACAAGTCGTCGCAGGCCCGGCGCGGTCGGCGCGGCAGGCGGAGGGGAGGCCGGGCCCTGGCGCGGCCCCGCGGCGGCTCCGGGCTCCGCGCGCAGCCGCTCGCCTCTCGGGCGCGCCGGGGCCGGCGGGGCCGGCGGGGGCGGCGGCTGCAGCAGCGGCCGAGCGAGGCCTCCATCCTTTCCCCGGAGGAGTCGGACTTGGCCGCCCCCGGGGACTGCGCGGGCTTCGCGGCGCACCACGCGGTCTCCTACATCAACGTGGGCGTCCTCCACGCGCTGGACGAGGCGGGCGCGGAGGTGCGCTGCGGGGGGCACCCGTCGGTGGAGCTGCCGGGGTACGCGCCCTCGGACCCCGACCTCAACGCCTCCTACCCCTACTGCTGCCGGCCGCCCTGCGAGACGCCGCGGCCCTGGGAGACCCGTCGGGCCTGCTGA
- the LOC144341021 gene encoding uncharacterized protein LOC144341021 has protein sequence MRRRDRRARAPSPARGAPPRTLVPPPPPHPARGPARLALAPPFPAPGSPRHPRDAPPPPPPRAGVPGRVSPPSFPIRAPIRRGPLRKRRSPPPARSPGPPGPHPQRSPPLGAPASALPSLPSLSTGSGPHFPPTRLPAAGKPVEVMGVQGVGERGARVLGSAKLVWIRQEFSPDAGARELIHQKAVHGLSEGDKGGKFLRLIPTLAIRDARFIPLRSNSVLWDPTALQVPLRVLYTAYTAFHSVLAAHEVRPLYHKMAAVCWGSTPDPSCLDFSHTWKYHQ, from the exons ATGCGGCGCAGAGACCGCAGGGCGCGCGCCCCCTCCCCAGCCCGCGGGGCCCCTCCCAGGACGCTCgttccccccccacccccccaccccgcccgcGGCCCCGCGCGCCTCGCCCTGGCGCCGCCCTTCCCCGCCCCCGGCAGCCCCCGCCACCCCCGGGACGcccctccgcctcctcctcccagagCGGGGGTCCCTGGCCGCGTCTCTCCGCCTTCCTTCCCTATCCGCGCCCCTATCCGGCGCGGGCCGCTGCGGAAACGCCGCTCTCCACCCCCAGCTCGCTCTCCCGGACcccctgggccccacccccagcGCTCCCCACCGCTCGGCGCCCCTGCGTCTGcgctcccctctctcccctctctatCCACTGGGTCTGGGCCTCACTTCCCGCCCACCCGCCTGCCAGCGGCCGGGAAGCCTGTGGAAGTTATGGGGGTGCAGGGAGTTGGGGAGAGGGGAGCTCGTGTGCTAGGG TCTGCAAAGCTCGTCTGGATCAGACAGGAATTTTCCCCAGACGCGGGTGCACGTGAATTAATTCATCAGAAGGCGGTTCACGGCCTGAGTGAGGGGGACAAGGGCGGCAAATTCCTCCGCCTCATTCCTACCCTGGCGATTCGAG ATGCTCGCTTCATCCCACTGAGGAGTAACTCAGTTTTGTGGGATCCCACTGCCCTCCAGGTGCCGCTCCGCGTGCTCTACACAGCCTACACAGCTTTTCATTCAGTCCTTGCGGCACACGAAG tcaggccacTCTACCATAAGATGGCTGCAGTTTgttgggggtccactccagaccctagttGCCTTGATTTTTCCCATACCTGGAAGTATCACCAGTGA